One window of the Populus trichocarpa isolate Nisqually-1 chromosome 9, P.trichocarpa_v4.1, whole genome shotgun sequence genome contains the following:
- the LOC7482324 gene encoding uncharacterized protein LOC7482324, which translates to MFYRGYPDGREMGAKRQRIADKGPSFYANSPGSSFMYNAPPNGYASQPPHFPVVRLRGLPFDCTETDVAEFFHGLDIVDVLFVHKGGKFSGEAFCVLGYPLQVDFALQKNRQNMGRRYVEVFRSKRQDYYKTIANEVSESRGSPRRNIPRAKSYDEGKDSAEHTGVLRLRGLPFSASKDDIMEFFKDFVLSEDSIHITMNSEGRPTGEAFVEFANAEDSKAAMAKDRMTLGSRYIELFPSSVEESDEAVSRGR; encoded by the coding sequence ATATCCTGATGGACGTGAAATGGGTGCAAAACGTCAGCGAATAGCTGACAAGGGTCCTTCATTCTATGCGAACTCCCCTGGTTCAAGTTTTATGTACAATGCACCTCCCAATGGATATGCGAGCCAGCCACCTCATTTCCCTGTTGTCCGCCTCCGTGGTCTTCCTTTTGATTGCACAGAAACTGACGTGGCTGAGTTCTTCCATGGTCTGGACATAGTTGATGTTCTTTTTGTTCACAAGGGTGGCAAGTTCAGTGGTGAAGCTTTTTGTGTTTTGGGGTATCCTCTTCAAGTTGATTTTGCACTTCAAAAGAACAGGCAGAACATGGGCAGGAGATATGTTGAGGTTTTCCGAAGTAAGAGGCAGGATTATTACAAGACAATAGCGAATGAAGTGTCAGAATCTCGTGGCTCACCACGACGAAATATCCCTAGGGCTAAATCGTATGACGAGGGAAAGGACTCAGCTGAACATACAGGAGTATTACGATTGAGGGGACTgccattttcagctagcaaggaCGACATAATGGAATTCttcaaagattttgttttatcaGAGGATTCGATCCATATTACAATGAATTCAGAGGGTAGGCCAACAGGGGAAGCCTTTGTGGAGTTTGCAAATGCTGAAGATTCTAAAGCAGCGATGGCCAAGGATAGGATGACTCTTGGGAGTCGTTATATAGAGCTGTTTCCCTCATCAGTGGAGGAGTCGGATGAAGCAGTTTCAAGAGGCCGATGA